One genomic window of Boudabousia tangfeifanii includes the following:
- a CDS encoding PspC domain-containing protein, whose translation MTNNGYYSQSPKGFFDSIRASGYYRAYPRVLGGVCSGLSHRMGWDLTLLRILFVLSLIPGFAGALVYLVAWLLLPEGATGRIPAEDLYFKIKHDSNTWIPVGIGILVVLFFAGLVSLNLLPVIFLIGLFVLVLWLWQKSNQGQSPWPPFQAGPSNPNQGPQGPNGYPNQGPQGPGGNPNQGPQGPGGYPYQAPYTPGPAQSFDPEGAGTTSETSNPYRPGYVPTPASPDPSIPDSATGSSDAEPSTAEEPQAEKPQTTESTINHESDSATDQDSASQFHQTKENPMSQQPPYPNSSEGFAYRQSAPQAPQTPWQSRQTPSARFNMLLLAVLSLFYAICIWFGSGNQAEPDKWLLIALCGTIAIVGFALITIGIRGQRAGVLGIVAWIVMPIFVITAGLTGMAVNFETRDLAKTAMEQLAPTDSDTTIFGERKIYVPKDRKVTYKVELNAGDIDWDEVPGQLVLVNYTGTATQNDDDQLSGVNLKATFTNGDIAEADTYPTSTITVRAGKITFLPGNDSTAPTPKQPKEGSMTSPTPEQPKDKVNRPSETTELPLPTPGPKPVPRPEPVKPTPSVDSQPTPSQKVS comes from the coding sequence ATGACAAACAACGGCTATTACTCACAGTCCCCGAAAGGGTTTTTTGATTCAATCCGCGCTAGCGGCTATTACCGAGCTTATCCTCGCGTGCTTGGTGGGGTCTGCTCGGGTCTTAGCCACCGCATGGGCTGGGATTTGACGCTTTTGCGAATACTTTTTGTCTTAAGTTTGATTCCTGGTTTCGCTGGAGCCCTCGTCTATTTGGTGGCTTGGCTTTTGCTTCCCGAGGGCGCTACCGGCCGGATTCCAGCCGAGGACTTGTACTTTAAGATCAAGCACGATTCCAACACTTGGATCCCAGTGGGGATTGGCATTCTAGTGGTGCTCTTCTTCGCTGGCTTGGTCAGCTTGAATTTGCTACCGGTTATCTTCCTGATCGGATTATTTGTGCTGGTTCTTTGGTTGTGGCAAAAGTCCAATCAAGGCCAGTCCCCTTGGCCCCCATTCCAGGCTGGACCAAGCAATCCGAACCAAGGCCCACAGGGACCAAACGGATACCCGAACCAAGGTCCACAAGGGCCCGGCGGCAACCCAAACCAAGGCCCACAAGGCCCAGGTGGATACCCCTATCAGGCACCATACACACCAGGCCCAGCCCAGAGCTTCGATCCCGAAGGGGCTGGCACCACTTCCGAAACGTCGAATCCGTACCGGCCAGGATACGTGCCGACGCCAGCAAGCCCAGATCCCTCGATTCCAGATTCTGCCACCGGTTCTTCTGACGCCGAGCCTTCCACGGCAGAAGAGCCGCAAGCAGAAAAACCTCAAACAACTGAGTCGACGATTAACCACGAAAGCGATTCAGCCACTGACCAAGATTCAGCCTCTCAGTTTCACCAGACGAAGGAGAACCCCATGTCGCAGCAACCTCCCTACCCAAATTCGTCGGAGGGTTTTGCCTACCGGCAGTCAGCACCTCAAGCTCCGCAAACCCCTTGGCAGAGCCGGCAAACACCCTCGGCCCGCTTCAATATGTTATTGCTGGCAGTGCTCTCTTTGTTCTACGCGATCTGCATTTGGTTCGGTAGTGGCAACCAAGCCGAGCCTGATAAGTGGCTCTTAATTGCTCTGTGCGGCACGATTGCGATTGTTGGCTTTGCTCTCATCACCATTGGAATTCGCGGTCAACGCGCTGGCGTCCTCGGGATTGTCGCCTGGATTGTCATGCCAATCTTTGTGATTACCGCCGGTTTAACGGGGATGGCAGTCAACTTCGAAACCCGCGATCTGGCCAAAACTGCGATGGAACAGTTAGCTCCAACCGATTCTGACACCACGATTTTTGGGGAACGAAAAATTTATGTGCCCAAGGATCGCAAGGTAACTTACAAAGTAGAATTAAATGCCGGCGATATTGATTGGGATGAGGTTCCTGGGCAACTCGTCCTCGTCAATTACACTGGCACGGCCACCCAAAATGACGACGACCAGCTAAGCGGAGTGAACTTGAAAGCAACCTTCACCAATGGTGATATTGCCGAGGCCGACACCTACCCCACTAGCACCATCACGGTTCGTGCCGGAAAGATTACTTTCTTGCCAGGTAATGACTCGACAGCCCCTACCCCAAAGCAACCGAAGGAGGGAAGCATGACTAGTCCCACCCCAGAACAGCCTAAGGACAAGGTCAATCGACCAAGCGAAACCACCGAGTTGCCGCTGCCAACCCCAGGGCCGAAACCGGTTCCTCGTCCCGAACCGGTGAAGCCGACCCCATCGGTCGACAGCCAACCAACTCCTAGCCAGAAAGTGAGCTGA
- a CDS encoding response regulator transcription factor: protein MTPSKAELPNESAGLDQKPEDVVGAQTESAQPQAGAANQTLRLVVVDDHPMFLSGVCGALANYPELEVVGTAVDVDSAISTIRDLKPEVVLLDVHLPGGNGGGGIEVARACANQDCRILALSVSDAAEDVVGVIRAGARGYVTKSIPADELVDAIKRVSQGDAAFSPRLAGFVLDAFGTAKVDTGEEELDSLSAREREVMRYIARGYTYKEAAAELFISVKTIETHMSSVLRKLQLSNRNELTRWAARRHIV from the coding sequence ATGACGCCGTCCAAAGCTGAACTACCCAACGAATCGGCCGGCTTGGACCAAAAGCCCGAAGACGTGGTCGGGGCGCAAACCGAGTCTGCCCAGCCGCAGGCAGGCGCAGCAAACCAAACCCTCCGGTTAGTGGTAGTTGATGACCATCCCATGTTCCTCAGCGGCGTTTGCGGGGCTTTAGCCAATTACCCAGAACTAGAAGTCGTGGGGACCGCGGTAGATGTCGACTCGGCCATTAGCACTATCCGCGACTTAAAGCCCGAGGTCGTTCTCCTTGACGTGCACCTGCCAGGTGGCAATGGGGGAGGCGGGATCGAGGTCGCTCGCGCCTGCGCAAACCAAGACTGTCGGATTCTAGCCCTGTCAGTTTCGGATGCGGCCGAGGACGTGGTTGGGGTAATCCGAGCGGGCGCCCGCGGCTATGTCACCAAGAGTATTCCGGCAGACGAACTAGTTGACGCGATAAAACGTGTTTCGCAAGGCGATGCCGCCTTCTCGCCTCGGCTAGCCGGTTTCGTCCTCGATGCTTTTGGTACCGCCAAGGTTGACACTGGGGAAGAAGAACTAGATAGCCTTTCGGCTCGCGAACGGGAAGTCATGCGCTACATTGCCCGCGGTTACACCTACAAAGAAGCGGCCGCCGAACTTTTCATTTCGGTAAAAACCATCGAAACGCACATGTCCAGCGTGCTCAGAAAACTACAATTATCCAACCGCAACGAACTAACGCGCTGGGCAGCCAGACGACACATCGTTTAG
- a CDS encoding sensor histidine kinase: MKKQTYLPPGNPGAMVPGWNPPRGKYGQIPPDSWSRSPQGANTGAWVGANADNRVEASRITVAAPLVKEPHVKSPATKVTRQIFLALAGVALISALAIIASTVVPSPASKGIVPLASILVIFIGIWLAWQNLGKETINWAQIGTGITLVVVALIVWLAPNNQPGELAQIAFTLLVILFTIVLIGAPLWKTIRTQISKVETKAVADRQRADIAAHLHDSVLQTLALIQSNAGDEQKVRTLARREERQLRAWLYEGKDRSEMPQNRPNNFASEVGLRQETALGQQESKDPRTQNIGELCEQVAAQIEDEWNCRIEVVTTQDRPVGEIAPVATSLLKEALTNAAKHASPPYSVYVETTPELQIFVRDHGKGFDLTQLQQVPADRHGIRDSLLQRAQNHGGQVKYKRLAQGTEVQICLPSMETSQETEETS, translated from the coding sequence GTGAAAAAGCAAACGTATTTACCGCCAGGAAACCCTGGGGCCATGGTTCCTGGGTGGAATCCTCCACGCGGAAAATACGGTCAGATACCTCCAGATTCATGGTCGAGGTCTCCACAAGGTGCCAATACTGGAGCTTGGGTAGGTGCGAACGCTGATAATCGGGTAGAGGCGTCGCGGATTACGGTGGCGGCACCACTCGTGAAGGAGCCACACGTAAAGTCCCCAGCCACGAAAGTCACCAGACAAATCTTTCTAGCCCTAGCTGGGGTGGCCTTAATCAGTGCACTGGCAATTATCGCGAGTACTGTAGTTCCTTCTCCTGCCAGCAAAGGGATAGTACCTTTGGCCAGTATTTTGGTCATTTTTATTGGGATCTGGCTAGCTTGGCAAAACCTAGGAAAAGAAACCATCAACTGGGCCCAGATTGGCACTGGCATTACCCTGGTAGTTGTTGCCTTAATCGTTTGGCTAGCGCCTAACAATCAGCCTGGGGAACTTGCTCAAATCGCTTTCACTCTTTTGGTCATTCTTTTCACCATAGTGCTGATCGGGGCTCCACTATGGAAAACAATCCGCACCCAAATCTCAAAAGTAGAAACCAAAGCCGTGGCCGATCGGCAACGCGCTGATATTGCCGCGCACCTACACGACTCGGTACTTCAAACTCTGGCCCTAATCCAAAGCAATGCAGGTGATGAACAAAAAGTTCGCACGCTTGCTCGCCGAGAAGAACGACAGCTACGTGCCTGGCTCTATGAAGGCAAAGACCGCAGCGAAATGCCCCAAAATCGTCCAAACAATTTTGCTTCTGAGGTCGGTTTGAGGCAGGAAACCGCCCTCGGCCAGCAAGAAAGTAAGGACCCCCGAACCCAAAATATTGGGGAACTTTGTGAACAAGTGGCCGCCCAAATCGAGGACGAATGGAACTGCCGGATTGAAGTAGTCACTACGCAAGACCGGCCAGTGGGAGAGATCGCGCCGGTGGCTACCTCCTTGCTGAAAGAAGCCCTGACAAACGCGGCCAAACACGCCAGCCCACCCTATAGTGTGTATGTCGAAACTACCCCTGAGCTACAAATTTTCGTGCGCGACCATGGGAAAGGCTTCGATCTAACCCAGCTCCAACAGGTACCGGCAGACCGGCACGGGATCCGCGACTCACTCCTGCAGCGCGCCCAAAATCATGGCGGTCAGGTCAAATACAAGCGACTAGCCCAAGGCACCGAAGTGCAAATTTGTCTACCATCGATGGAAACGAGCCAAGAAACTGAGGAAACATCATGA
- the metG gene encoding methionine--tRNA ligase, with translation MSRILSAVAWPYANGPRHIGHVAGFGVPSDVFSRYMRMAGHDVLMVSGTDEHGTPILVAADQAGITARALADKNNRLIVEDLVALGLSYDLFTRTTTGNHYQVVAAMFETVRDNGYMLVKTTRGAISPATGRTLPDRYIEGTCPLCGAEGARGDQCDACGNQLDPTDLINPKSKIDGETPKFIETDHYFLDLPALAGALSAWLDDREKSGTWRPNVIKFSQNFLQDIRPRAMSRDIDWGIPVPGWEDQPGKRLYVWFDAVVGYLSASIEWARRTGDPEAWRKWWNDPEALSYYFMGKDNIVFHSQIWPAELLGYNGEGDKGGEPGDLGKLNLPTEVVSSEFLTMEGKKFASSRGIVIYVRDMLARYQADALRYFICAAGPENSDADFTWAEFVRRTNSELVAGWGNLVNRTAAMIAKNFGEIPQPGALEEIDQKLLDQVKAGFAEVGGLIEKHRQKAALGAAMRLVGEANRYVTETEPFKLKDESQRERLATILHTLASVVNDLNLMLSPFLPFAANAIDQVLGGEGNVAPMPRIEEVIDLDIKREDGSDLDYPIITGDYTQVPTWGPREVKVGTPISKPKPVFVKLDDAIIAEELERYGK, from the coding sequence ATGAGTCGAATTCTTTCTGCAGTAGCATGGCCGTACGCAAACGGCCCACGTCATATTGGACACGTCGCCGGTTTCGGCGTCCCATCGGATGTTTTCAGCCGATACATGCGTATGGCTGGCCACGACGTCCTCATGGTGTCCGGTACCGACGAACACGGTACCCCGATCCTAGTCGCCGCCGACCAGGCAGGAATTACCGCCCGAGCACTTGCAGATAAAAACAACCGACTAATCGTCGAGGACCTAGTCGCCCTCGGTCTTTCCTACGACCTATTTACCCGCACCACCACCGGCAACCACTACCAGGTGGTAGCTGCCATGTTCGAAACTGTCCGCGATAACGGCTACATGCTCGTTAAGACCACTCGTGGTGCCATCTCGCCAGCTACTGGCCGTACCCTCCCAGACCGTTACATTGAAGGCACCTGCCCGCTTTGTGGGGCCGAGGGCGCCCGTGGTGACCAGTGTGATGCCTGTGGTAACCAGCTCGATCCCACCGACCTAATCAACCCAAAGTCAAAGATCGATGGCGAAACCCCTAAGTTTATCGAAACTGATCACTACTTCCTTGACCTTCCAGCCCTAGCTGGAGCGCTTTCTGCCTGGCTCGATGATCGTGAAAAGTCCGGCACTTGGCGTCCAAACGTCATCAAGTTCAGCCAGAACTTCCTCCAAGACATTCGCCCTCGTGCGATGAGCCGTGACATCGACTGGGGCATCCCAGTACCAGGTTGGGAAGACCAGCCCGGTAAGCGCCTCTACGTTTGGTTCGACGCGGTAGTCGGCTACTTGTCGGCCTCGATCGAATGGGCCCGCCGAACTGGTGACCCAGAAGCATGGCGCAAGTGGTGGAATGACCCAGAAGCTCTGTCCTACTACTTCATGGGCAAGGACAACATTGTCTTCCACAGCCAAATCTGGCCGGCCGAACTGCTCGGCTACAACGGTGAAGGTGATAAGGGTGGCGAACCGGGCGACCTCGGCAAACTCAACCTACCAACTGAGGTAGTCTCTTCCGAATTCCTCACCATGGAAGGCAAGAAGTTTGCTTCCTCGCGCGGCATCGTCATTTACGTGCGTGACATGCTCGCCCGCTATCAGGCCGATGCCCTCCGCTACTTCATCTGTGCTGCCGGCCCCGAAAACTCGGACGCTGACTTCACTTGGGCCGAATTCGTTCGTCGCACCAACTCCGAACTCGTGGCCGGGTGGGGCAACCTCGTCAACCGTACCGCCGCCATGATCGCCAAGAACTTTGGTGAAATCCCGCAGCCTGGAGCCCTCGAAGAAATCGATCAGAAGCTCCTCGACCAAGTTAAGGCAGGATTCGCCGAGGTCGGTGGCCTGATCGAAAAGCACCGCCAGAAGGCTGCTTTGGGCGCTGCCATGCGTTTGGTCGGCGAAGCAAACCGCTACGTCACCGAAACCGAACCATTCAAGCTCAAGGATGAAAGCCAGCGCGAACGCCTCGCCACCATCCTGCACACCTTGGCCAGCGTAGTTAACGACCTCAACTTGATGCTCAGCCCATTCCTCCCATTCGCAGCCAATGCCATTGACCAAGTGCTTGGTGGGGAAGGGAACGTGGCTCCTATGCCGCGCATCGAAGAAGTAATCGACCTCGACATCAAGCGCGAGGACGGCTCCGACCTCGATTATCCAATCATTACTGGCGACTACACCCAGGTACCAACTTGGGGACCGCGCGAAGTCAAGGTTGGAACTCCAATCTCGAAGCCAAAGCCAGTCTTCGTTAAGCTCGACGATGCGATTATTGCCGAAGAATTAGAACGTTACGGCAAGTAA
- a CDS encoding pyruvate dehydrogenase — protein sequence MATVAEMLVEQLEEAGVERVYGIVGDSLNPIVDAIRRSKKIRWIHVRHEEVAAFAAGADAEITGKLAVCAGSCGPGNLHLINGLYDCQRNRVPVLAIASHIPATQIGTQFFQETHPDRIFNECSVFSEMISDPNQMPRVARIAIESALSAPGVSVLTIPSTVTQEEAPSGQALSMAHPRKPRVLPNEEDLKDLAQAINEADKVMLFCGAGTRGAHDEVIALAEKLHSPVGHSLRGKEWIQWDNPYDVGMSGLLGYGAAQESMEEADLLLLVGTDFPYNTFLPEKVRTAQIDINPLHLGRRTRCDISVQADVKETLDALLPLVEQKTSRTWLDKKLKSQAYLMDKVVGAYTEDGSKLVPIHPEFAAVKLDEAASDDAVFTIDTGMCNVWGARYITPNGKRRVIGSFLHGSMANALPQAIGAAVADPGRQVIAMCGDGGLSMLLGDLQTIKAQNLNVKAVVFNNSALCMVKLEMIVDGLVDFGTTNDEMNFAAIAEAMDIPAVRVTDPQKLEQVLAEELSKPGPGLIDIVTDPNALSIPPKIELGQAKGFAFAMSKQILNGGFGEVMSMARSNLRNIPRRF from the coding sequence ATGGCCACAGTTGCAGAAATGCTAGTTGAACAGCTAGAAGAAGCAGGAGTTGAGCGAGTTTACGGCATTGTGGGTGACAGCCTAAACCCCATTGTTGATGCGATTCGACGCTCCAAGAAAATTCGTTGGATTCACGTTCGCCACGAAGAAGTGGCTGCATTTGCTGCTGGAGCCGATGCCGAAATCACCGGCAAACTCGCAGTTTGTGCCGGATCTTGCGGCCCAGGTAACCTGCACTTGATTAATGGACTTTACGATTGCCAGCGCAACCGTGTTCCAGTTTTGGCCATCGCCTCCCACATTCCCGCTACCCAGATCGGTACCCAGTTCTTCCAAGAAACCCACCCCGATCGTATTTTCAACGAGTGCTCGGTATTCTCCGAAATGATTTCGGATCCGAACCAGATGCCACGCGTTGCGCGCATTGCCATCGAATCGGCACTCAGTGCCCCTGGTGTATCCGTGCTAACCATCCCGTCGACGGTCACCCAAGAAGAAGCGCCCTCGGGTCAGGCCCTATCAATGGCACATCCTCGCAAACCACGCGTGCTGCCGAACGAAGAAGACCTGAAGGACCTCGCGCAGGCAATTAACGAGGCCGATAAGGTGATGCTCTTCTGTGGCGCGGGTACTCGTGGTGCTCACGACGAAGTTATTGCCTTGGCTGAGAAACTGCATTCCCCAGTGGGGCACTCGCTCCGCGGCAAAGAATGGATCCAATGGGATAACCCATACGACGTGGGCATGTCCGGTTTGCTCGGCTATGGGGCGGCGCAAGAATCCATGGAGGAAGCCGACCTGCTGCTCTTGGTGGGCACCGACTTCCCGTACAACACCTTCCTGCCAGAAAAGGTTCGCACCGCCCAAATCGATATCAACCCGCTCCACTTGGGTCGCCGCACCCGCTGTGATATCTCGGTGCAAGCTGATGTGAAGGAAACCCTCGATGCACTCTTGCCGCTTGTAGAGCAGAAGACCTCCCGTACTTGGCTCGATAAGAAGCTCAAGTCGCAGGCTTATCTGATGGATAAGGTCGTTGGTGCCTACACCGAGGACGGTTCCAAGCTGGTTCCGATCCACCCAGAGTTTGCTGCCGTCAAGCTGGATGAGGCGGCCTCGGATGATGCCGTCTTCACCATCGACACTGGTATGTGTAATGTGTGGGGAGCCCGCTACATTACTCCTAACGGCAAGCGCCGCGTGATTGGCTCCTTCCTACACGGTTCAATGGCAAACGCGCTACCACAAGCAATCGGTGCGGCAGTAGCCGACCCAGGGCGGCAAGTAATTGCCATGTGTGGTGATGGTGGTCTTTCCATGCTGCTGGGCGATTTGCAGACCATTAAGGCACAAAACCTCAACGTGAAGGCCGTGGTCTTCAATAACTCGGCACTGTGCATGGTTAAGCTCGAAATGATTGTTGATGGTCTAGTCGACTTCGGAACCACCAACGACGAAATGAACTTTGCCGCCATTGCTGAGGCAATGGACATTCCAGCAGTGCGCGTCACTGACCCGCAGAAGCTGGAACAAGTTCTGGCGGAAGAACTCAGCAAGCCAGGTCCGGGTCTGATCGACATCGTCACTGACCCGAATGCCCTTTCCATCCCACCAAAGATTGAACTAGGACAAGCCAAGGGCTTTGCTTTCGCCATGTCCAAGCAAATCCTCAACGGTGGCTTCGGGGAAGTCATGTCTATGGCTCGCTCCAACCTCCGCAATATCCCTCGCCGTTTCTGA
- a CDS encoding HAD family hydrolase: MSEQVRPRLVLFDMDDTLVVTRAVKWQQHQFVAKEEYGLDLSEETLAQHWGQPFGPMLSALYQQAAPEAELIANYRKYHDLYPKLEQPGAVAGVKALLAAGYQVGVLTSMINEVAAADLARMGFPIDDFAMLLGADNTEFHKPDPRVFAPIADYASQQGWDLSEVVYVGDALIDEVAASGAGLGFIGVTTGMAQAEDFPAGTPVFPGVAAAINSLL; this comes from the coding sequence ATGAGTGAGCAGGTACGACCTCGGCTGGTGCTTTTCGATATGGATGACACTTTGGTAGTTACTCGTGCCGTCAAATGGCAGCAGCATCAGTTCGTGGCCAAGGAAGAGTACGGTTTGGACTTGAGCGAAGAAACGTTGGCCCAGCATTGGGGTCAGCCTTTTGGCCCAATGCTTTCCGCGCTCTATCAGCAGGCGGCTCCCGAGGCAGAGTTGATTGCCAACTATCGCAAATACCATGATCTTTATCCGAAGTTGGAACAGCCCGGAGCTGTTGCTGGGGTGAAAGCGTTGCTCGCCGCTGGCTATCAGGTGGGGGTGTTAACTTCCATGATTAACGAGGTCGCCGCCGCCGATTTGGCCCGCATGGGGTTCCCGATTGATGATTTCGCCATGCTATTAGGTGCGGATAATACCGAGTTCCACAAGCCTGACCCTCGGGTATTTGCTCCAATTGCCGACTATGCCAGCCAGCAAGGTTGGGATCTTTCCGAGGTCGTTTATGTTGGCGATGCCTTAATCGACGAGGTGGCCGCCAGTGGCGCCGGGCTAGGCTTTATCGGTGTCACCACAGGAATGGCTCAGGCGGAAGATTTTCCGGCCGGTACTCCGGTGTTTCCGGGAGTGGCTGCAGCTATCAACAGCCTGCTCTAG